One window of Rasiella rasia genomic DNA carries:
- the rpsK gene encoding 30S ribosomal protein S11 → MAKSNPKAKSTKKRKVNVESVGEAHITASFNNIIVSLTNKNGDVISWSSAGKMGFRGSKKNTPYAAQLAAEDAAAVATEAGMRKCKVYVKGPGNGRESAIRSIHNAGIEVTEIIDVTPMPHNGCRPAKRRRV, encoded by the coding sequence CAAGGTTAATGTAGAATCTGTTGGTGAAGCACATATCACTGCATCATTCAACAACATTATCGTTTCGTTGACAAATAAGAACGGAGATGTTATCTCATGGTCTTCTGCCGGTAAAATGGGCTTTAGAGGATCTAAGAAAAACACTCCTTATGCTGCGCAATTAGCAGCAGAAGATGCGGCGGCAGTTGCAACTGAAGCTGGTATGCGTAAGTGTAAAGTATACGTAAAAGGACCAGGGAATGGTAGAGAATCTGCTATTCGTTCTATCCATAATGCAGGAATTGAGGTTACAGAAATTATTGATGTAACGCCAATGCCACACAATGGATGTCGTCCAGCAAAACGTAGAAGAGTATA